From the genome of Prevotella herbatica, one region includes:
- a CDS encoding AraC family transcriptional regulator — MDTRTETMHPCSIAYIRRTGAYGIECKTVMEQLKSWAKQTNNLKDDSIILGIALDNPEVTIPESCRYDACLVVSNDFHTDDNDILTRELCGGKYCVFTVDHTTESIQQAWSTMFTDISTLGYTIDFSKPIIERYAMKMIRKHLCEICVPIR, encoded by the coding sequence ATGGATACAAGAACTGAAACGATGCATCCCTGCTCAATAGCTTATATACGAAGAACAGGAGCTTATGGTATAGAATGTAAAACTGTGATGGAACAACTAAAGTCGTGGGCAAAACAAACAAATAATCTGAAAGATGATTCAATTATATTAGGCATAGCTCTTGATAATCCAGAAGTAACGATACCAGAAAGTTGTCGTTATGATGCCTGTTTAGTTGTTTCAAATGATTTTCATACAGATGATAACGATATTCTTACCAGGGAACTGTGTGGAGGAAAATACTGCGTATTTACTGTTGATCACACCACAGAATCCATACAACAGGCTTGGTCAACAATGTTTACCGATATATCAACCCTTGGATATACCATAGATTTTTCAAAGCCAATCATTGAGCGATACGCTATGAAAATGATTAGGAAGCACTTATGCGAGATATGCGTGCCTATTAGATAG
- a CDS encoding ABC-F family ATP-binding cassette domain-containing protein: MITVTNLAIQFGKRVLYKDVNIKFTRGNIYGVIGANGAGKSTLLRAISGDLEPNHGTVELGPGERLSVLEQDHFKYDEFRVIDTVLMGHQPLWDNMNERDRLYSKAEMTEEDGNLAAELEEKFAEMNGWEAESNAAQLLQNLGIPDNMHQKMMSELSNNEKVRVMLAKALFGKPDNLLLDEPTNDLDLDTVEWLEDYLGEIDESQTVLIVSHDRHFLDTVSTQTIDIDFGKVTVFSGNYSFWYESSQLALRQAQNQKMKADEKRKQLEEFIRRFSANVAKSKQTTSRKKMLDKLNVDEIRPSSRKYPGIIFQMEREPGNQILEVEKLKALDPDGKVLFDDINFNIEKGQKVVFLSHNPKAMTALFDIINGNRKADAGEYKWGVTITTAYLPLDNTDFFKSDENLVDWLGKYGTGNEVMMKGYLGRMLFSGEEVLKKVNVLSGGEKMRCMIARMQLQNANCLILDTPTNHLDLESIQAFNNNLVQFQGNVLFSSHDHEFIKTVADRIIELTPNGTIDKLMPYDEFIHDESIKEQRLKMYGKQ; this comes from the coding sequence ATGATAACAGTTACAAATCTTGCGATCCAATTCGGAAAGAGAGTGCTTTACAAGGACGTAAACATCAAGTTTACACGCGGTAATATTTATGGAGTTATCGGTGCCAACGGTGCTGGAAAATCCACATTGCTACGTGCAATAAGCGGTGACTTGGAACCAAATCACGGAACCGTAGAGTTAGGTCCGGGCGAGCGTTTGTCTGTATTGGAACAGGATCACTTTAAATACGATGAATTTCGTGTTATAGACACTGTACTGATGGGACATCAGCCTTTATGGGATAACATGAACGAGCGTGACCGCTTGTACTCAAAGGCAGAGATGACCGAAGAAGACGGTAACCTAGCAGCAGAACTTGAAGAAAAATTCGCTGAAATGAATGGTTGGGAGGCTGAAAGTAATGCCGCACAGCTATTGCAGAATCTTGGTATTCCTGATAACATGCATCAGAAGATGATGTCTGAACTTAGCAATAATGAAAAGGTACGCGTAATGCTTGCCAAAGCTTTGTTTGGAAAACCAGACAACCTCCTACTCGATGAGCCTACCAATGACTTGGACTTGGACACAGTAGAATGGCTAGAAGATTATCTTGGTGAGATAGATGAAAGTCAGACTGTGCTCATTGTTAGTCACGACCGTCACTTCCTTGACACTGTTTCAACTCAGACTATAGATATAGATTTCGGAAAAGTAACCGTATTCTCTGGCAACTACTCTTTCTGGTATGAAAGTTCACAGCTTGCATTACGTCAGGCACAGAACCAGAAGATGAAAGCTGATGAAAAGCGCAAACAGTTGGAAGAGTTCATTCGCAGATTCTCTGCTAATGTAGCAAAGAGTAAGCAGACAACATCAAGAAAGAAGATGCTTGATAAGTTGAATGTTGATGAAATACGTCCATCAAGCCGTAAATATCCAGGAATTATCTTCCAGATGGAGCGTGAACCAGGTAACCAAATTCTGGAAGTAGAGAAGTTGAAAGCCCTCGATCCAGACGGAAAAGTTTTGTTTGATGACATAAACTTTAATATAGAGAAGGGACAGAAAGTTGTATTCTTGAGCCATAACCCTAAAGCAATGACAGCATTGTTTGATATTATCAATGGTAATCGCAAGGCTGATGCAGGAGAATATAAATGGGGAGTGACAATCACTACAGCCTATCTCCCACTTGACAACACTGACTTTTTCAAGAGCGACGAAAACCTTGTAGACTGGCTAGGCAAATATGGCACAGGCAATGAGGTTATGATGAAGGGCTATCTTGGAAGAATGTTGTTTAGCGGCGAGGAAGTTCTTAAGAAAGTGAACGTTCTTTCAGGAGGTGAAAAAATGAGATGTATGATTGCTAGAATGCAACTTCAAAATGCAAACTGTCTTATTCTTGACACTCCTACAAACCATTTGGACCTTGAAAGTATCCAGGCATTCAACAACAATCTTGTACAATTCCAAGGCAACGTATTATTCTCAAGTCATGACCACGAATTCATTAAGACTGTGGCCGACAGAATAATAGAATTGACACCAAACGGAACTATAGATAAGTTGATGCCTTATGATGAGTTTATTCATGACGAGAGCATCAAGGAACAGAGATTAAAAATGTATGGAAAGCAATAA
- a CDS encoding nitroreductase family protein, with amino-acid sequence MKAIENRRSIRKYKDQPIDEKLLLEIIRNASLAPSGNNTQPWNFIIVDNLETRKEISIVCHNQKWMNTAPVFIVCVADIKCRVKETEKINLDEETSIFELKQIIRDTAISVEHIVIEATELGLGTCWVAWYEQKEIRQLLGIPNDKYVVGIITIGYSDENPKQRPRKDIEDIIHKNRW; translated from the coding sequence ATGAAAGCAATCGAGAATAGAAGAAGTATAAGAAAATACAAAGACCAACCAATTGACGAAAAATTGCTTCTTGAGATAATTAGAAATGCATCACTCGCACCTTCAGGAAATAATACACAACCTTGGAATTTTATTATTGTTGATAATCTTGAAACTAGAAAGGAAATATCTATTGTTTGTCATAATCAAAAATGGATGAATACAGCCCCTGTTTTTATTGTATGTGTTGCAGACATTAAATGTAGAGTAAAAGAAACTGAAAAAATAAATCTGGATGAGGAAACAAGTATTTTTGAATTAAAACAAATTATTAGGGATACAGCAATATCTGTAGAACATATAGTTATAGAGGCAACAGAATTGGGATTAGGGACTTGTTGGGTAGCATGGTATGAGCAAAAAGAAATAAGACAATTATTAGGGATACCAAACGATAAATATGTTGTTGGAATAATAACGATTGGGTATTCAGATGAGAATCCAAAACAAAGGCCTAGGAAGGATATAGAGGATATAATACATAAAAATAGATGGTAG
- a CDS encoding Rne/Rng family ribonuclease codes for MTSEVVIDVREKEISIALLEDKNLVEYQNEPRQASFSVGNIYAAKVKKLMPGLNACFVDVGYERDAFLHYLDLGSQFNSYSKYLKQVDSDRKKPFLFNKASKQPDLKKDGSIQQTLTVGQDVLVQIVKEPISTKGPRLTGELSFAGRFLVLIPFGDKVSVSSKIKSGEERARLKQLIYSIKPKNCGVIVRTVAEGKRVAELDTELKVLAKRWEDAIVKVQKNQKRPQLAFEETGRAIAMIRDLFNPSFENIYVNDEDVFEELKHYVTLISPDKASIVKLYTGKVPIFDNFNVTKQIKSSFGKTINYKHGAYLIIEHTEALHVVDVNSGNRSRSENGQEANALDVNLGAADELARQLRLRDMGGIIVVDFIDMNLAEDRQMLYERMCKNMQKDRARHNILPLSKFGLMQITRQRVRPAMDVNVDETCPTCNGSGKIKSSILFTDQLERKIDNLVNKIGVSKFYLHVHPYVAAFIDKGFISLKRKWQLKYGFGVHIIPSQKLAFLQYEFYDSKGEFIDMKEEIETK; via the coding sequence ATGACCAGCGAAGTTGTAATTGACGTTAGAGAAAAAGAGATTTCGATTGCTCTGCTGGAGGATAAAAACCTTGTAGAGTATCAGAATGAGCCAAGACAGGCATCTTTTTCTGTAGGTAACATTTATGCTGCAAAAGTTAAGAAACTCATGCCGGGACTTAACGCTTGCTTTGTAGATGTAGGTTATGAACGCGACGCTTTTCTTCATTATCTTGACTTAGGTAGTCAATTTAACTCTTACAGTAAATACCTTAAGCAGGTAGACAGCGACAGAAAAAAACCTTTTCTATTCAATAAAGCATCAAAGCAACCTGATCTTAAAAAAGATGGTAGCATTCAACAGACATTAACTGTTGGACAAGATGTTTTAGTACAAATAGTTAAAGAACCTATTTCAACAAAGGGACCAAGACTCACAGGAGAATTGTCTTTTGCTGGAAGATTTTTAGTTCTTATTCCATTTGGAGATAAGGTTTCTGTATCGTCAAAAATTAAAAGTGGCGAAGAGCGTGCCAGACTAAAACAGCTCATCTACAGCATTAAACCTAAAAACTGCGGTGTTATCGTTAGGACCGTAGCTGAAGGCAAAAGGGTTGCTGAACTTGATACAGAACTGAAAGTACTTGCAAAACGTTGGGAGGACGCTATTGTAAAAGTTCAAAAAAATCAAAAGCGACCACAATTAGCATTTGAAGAAACAGGAAGAGCCATTGCGATGATACGCGACTTATTTAATCCTAGTTTCGAAAATATTTATGTTAACGACGAAGATGTATTTGAAGAGCTAAAACATTACGTAACCCTTATCTCACCTGATAAGGCTAGTATTGTTAAACTTTACACGGGTAAAGTTCCTATCTTCGATAACTTCAACGTTACAAAACAGATTAAGTCAAGCTTTGGTAAGACAATAAATTATAAGCATGGTGCTTATCTTATTATTGAGCATACCGAGGCATTGCATGTTGTAGATGTAAATAGTGGAAATCGCTCTAGATCTGAAAATGGACAGGAAGCTAATGCCTTGGATGTAAACCTTGGCGCAGCCGATGAACTGGCGAGACAATTGCGACTAAGAGATATGGGAGGAATCATAGTCGTCGATTTTATTGACATGAACTTGGCTGAAGACAGACAAATGCTTTATGAACGCATGTGTAAAAATATGCAGAAAGATAGAGCTAGGCATAATATTCTGCCACTAAGTAAATTTGGTTTAATGCAGATTACGCGTCAGCGAGTGCGTCCAGCAATGGATGTTAATGTCGACGAGACTTGTCCTACATGTAATGGGTCAGGTAAAATAAAGTCTAGCATTTTGTTTACAGATCAACTTGAGAGAAAAATAGACAACCTAGTTAACAAGATTGGCGTCTCTAAATTCTATTTGCATGTCCATCCGTATGTTGCTGCATTTATCGACAAGGGATTTATTTCCCTAAAGCGTAAATGGCAATTAAAATATGGTTTTGGGGTGCATATTATTCCTTCACAAAAACTGGCTTTCTTGCAATATGAATTCTATGATAGCAAGGGCGAGTTTATTGATATGAAAGAAGAAATAGAAACAAAATAA
- a CDS encoding nucleotide exchange factor GrpE, translated as MAKQENSVNTENLDKETLDGNTACNTQTDNDTAKETDKNADCAEDNDKEEDTETAEEKDPVELLKEENAKLKDQLLRTIAEFDNFRKRTAKEKSELVLNGGKRVIKEILTVVDDLERAAMDKSEDPTAIKEGVKMIDNKFIKTLESLGVKKIETEDADFNTDFHEAIAMVPGMGDDKKGKVIDCVQSGYTMNDEVIRHAKVAVGQ; from the coding sequence ATGGCAAAACAAGAAAATAGCGTAAATACAGAGAATTTAGACAAAGAAACTCTTGACGGTAATACAGCTTGTAATACACAAACTGACAACGATACTGCCAAAGAGACTGACAAAAATGCAGATTGCGCAGAAGATAACGACAAAGAAGAAGATACAGAAACTGCTGAGGAAAAAGATCCTGTAGAACTTCTTAAAGAGGAAAACGCAAAACTTAAAGATCAATTATTGCGCACTATTGCTGAATTTGATAACTTTAGAAAGCGTACAGCAAAAGAGAAGTCAGAGCTTGTTCTTAATGGTGGCAAGAGGGTAATAAAAGAAATACTGACAGTAGTTGACGACTTAGAGCGTGCTGCTATGGATAAGAGCGAGGATCCCACTGCCATAAAGGAAGGCGTAAAGATGATAGATAATAAATTCATTAAAACTCTTGAAAGTTTAGGCGTGAAGAAGATTGAAACTGAGGATGCAGATTTCAATACAGATTTTCATGAGGCTATTGCTATGGTTCCAGGAATGGGTGATGACAAGAAAGGAAAGGTCATTGACTGCGTACAAAGTGGATATACAATGAATGACGAAGTTATCAGACATGCTAAAGTAGCCGTAGGACAGTAA
- the dnaJ gene encoding molecular chaperone DnaJ encodes MAQKRDYYEVLGVQKTATDDEIKKAYRKIAIKYHPDRNPGNKEAEEKFKEAAEAYDILHDQQKRSSYDQFGFDGPQGAGGFGGFNGGGMDMDDIFSMFGDIFGGHSGGFGGFGGFGGGQQGHARQYRGNDLRLKVTLSLQEIATGVTKKFKLRKDVECSHCHGTGAENGSSSETCKTCGGHGVVMKTVRTMLGMMQTQTECPECHGEGTVIKNKCKECGGSGVVKGEEVVEIQIPAGVAQGMVVNVPGKGNAGPHNGVNGNIQVYIEEQDNDTFVRDDKDLIYNLLLDFPTAALGGEVEIPTIQGTKVKVKIDAGTQPGKTLRLRGKGLPAVQGYGSGMGDLVVNISVYVPKTLEKDERKEIEKFKDSDNFKGDANTKQTIFQKFKNYFN; translated from the coding sequence ATGGCACAAAAAAGAGATTATTACGAAGTTCTTGGCGTTCAAAAAACTGCCACAGATGATGAAATAAAAAAGGCATACCGAAAGATTGCCATCAAATATCACCCAGACAGAAATCCGGGAAACAAAGAGGCTGAAGAGAAATTCAAAGAGGCAGCCGAAGCTTATGATATACTTCATGACCAACAGAAGCGTTCTTCCTATGACCAATTCGGATTCGATGGACCACAAGGAGCCGGTGGATTTGGAGGATTCAATGGCGGAGGCATGGACATGGACGATATATTCTCTATGTTTGGTGACATATTCGGTGGACACAGTGGTGGATTCGGAGGCTTTGGTGGCTTTGGAGGAGGTCAGCAAGGTCACGCAAGACAATATCGTGGTAACGACCTGAGATTGAAAGTTACTCTTTCTCTTCAGGAAATAGCTACAGGCGTAACGAAGAAATTCAAGTTAAGAAAGGATGTTGAATGTAGTCATTGCCATGGTACTGGTGCTGAAAACGGAAGTTCAAGCGAGACTTGCAAGACTTGCGGCGGACATGGAGTCGTAATGAAGACCGTGCGCACAATGCTGGGTATGATGCAGACACAAACAGAATGTCCTGAATGCCACGGAGAAGGTACAGTTATAAAAAATAAATGTAAAGAGTGTGGCGGTTCTGGCGTCGTAAAAGGAGAAGAAGTTGTTGAGATACAGATACCAGCAGGTGTAGCCCAAGGTATGGTAGTAAATGTACCAGGCAAAGGTAATGCTGGTCCTCATAACGGAGTAAACGGAAACATTCAAGTATATATTGAGGAACAAGATAACGATACATTTGTTCGCGATGATAAAGACCTAATATACAACTTGTTGCTTGATTTCCCTACAGCTGCACTTGGAGGTGAAGTTGAAATTCCTACCATTCAGGGAACAAAGGTTAAAGTTAAGATAGACGCTGGCACACAACCAGGAAAGACTCTTAGATTAAGAGGAAAAGGTCTGCCAGCCGTGCAAGGATATGGCAGCGGCATGGGAGACTTGGTAGTCAATATAAGTGTATATGTTCCTAAGACGCTTGAAAAAGACGAAAGAAAAGAAATAGAAAAATTCAAGGATAGTGATAACTTTAAGGGCGATGCTAACACAAAGCAAACCATCTTCCAAAAGTTTAAAAACTATTTCAATTGA